The following proteins are co-located in the Sporosarcina pasteurii genome:
- the pheT gene encoding phenylalanine--tRNA ligase subunit beta — protein MLVSTKWLKEYVNIDEIPVEELAETITRSGIEVDGLIDRSQGMTNVVVGHVLECSKHPEADKLSICQVDVGEETTQIICGAPNVAAGQKVIVARPGAVLPGDFKIKKAKLRGEESNGMICSLQELAIEGKLVPKEYAEGIYVLPEDAVVGSNALELLDLNDTVLEFDLTPNRSDALSMLGVAYEVAAILSQEVKLPEINYETSSEKAEELLKLRIDAKEENPMYVAKVIKNVKIAESPLWLQNRLIASGIRPHNNVVDVTNYILLEYGQPLHAFDYDRLETGEIVVRLANEGEKITTLDEAERTLKSHQLVITNGQEPVAIAGVMGGANSEVHDGTTTVVIESAYFQPATVRRTSKEHGLHSDASTRFEKGVDPERVEAAAERAAQLIAELAGGDVLEGSVVIDELDKTPVQITISPDYINNRLGMKISLEEMLSILNRLKFGVEAINGKLVIDAPTRRQDIRIKEDIIEEIARMYGYDHIPMTLPVTESKPGGLTPYQEKRRTVKAFLEGAGLYESLTYSLTSEKSAHKYALETAPTTKLLMPISEERSVLRQSIIPHLLEVATYNVARRNDSVALYEISSVFLDEEEDGLPKEVAHVAAVVTGKWVDHAWQAETKKVDFFVLKGIVEGMMEKLGLTAGISFEAAVLDGMHPGRTANIYLNNKRIGFVGQIHPTVQNERDLKDTYVMEMNLDKILSLDVGELLYTPVPRFPSITRDIALVVSSETSASTLERVIQRAGGKLLKNVKLFDLYEGDNVESGKKSIAFSLTYQDPERTLTDDEVVKAHDKVLAALTSEAGALLRG, from the coding sequence ATGTTAGTTTCAACAAAATGGCTAAAAGAGTATGTCAATATAGATGAAATTCCAGTTGAAGAACTGGCAGAAACAATTACGCGCTCAGGAATCGAAGTAGATGGGCTAATAGACCGTTCACAAGGCATGACAAATGTAGTTGTGGGCCATGTGTTAGAATGTTCAAAACATCCTGAAGCAGATAAATTAAGCATTTGTCAAGTGGATGTAGGAGAAGAAACAACACAAATTATTTGTGGAGCACCAAACGTTGCAGCAGGACAAAAAGTAATCGTAGCTCGTCCAGGTGCTGTCTTACCAGGTGATTTTAAGATTAAAAAAGCAAAACTTCGCGGAGAAGAATCGAACGGAATGATTTGTTCACTTCAAGAACTAGCGATTGAAGGCAAACTTGTGCCTAAAGAGTATGCGGAAGGAATTTACGTGTTACCTGAAGATGCGGTTGTTGGATCAAATGCGTTAGAATTATTAGATCTAAATGATACGGTGCTTGAGTTTGATTTAACACCAAATCGTTCTGATGCACTCAGTATGCTAGGTGTTGCATATGAAGTGGCAGCAATTTTATCTCAAGAAGTGAAGCTTCCGGAAATTAATTACGAAACTTCTTCTGAAAAAGCAGAGGAGCTATTAAAGCTACGTATTGATGCAAAAGAAGAAAATCCAATGTATGTTGCAAAGGTCATTAAGAATGTCAAGATTGCTGAATCACCATTATGGCTTCAAAATCGTCTTATCGCGTCAGGCATCCGTCCACATAATAACGTAGTCGATGTCACGAACTATATTTTATTAGAATATGGACAACCACTTCACGCGTTTGACTATGACCGTTTAGAGACGGGAGAAATCGTCGTTCGACTTGCAAATGAAGGAGAAAAAATTACGACGCTTGATGAAGCAGAACGTACATTAAAATCTCATCAACTTGTCATTACGAATGGACAAGAACCTGTTGCAATTGCTGGTGTCATGGGTGGCGCAAATTCAGAAGTACATGACGGAACGACAACAGTAGTCATTGAATCAGCTTACTTCCAACCGGCGACTGTCCGTCGTACTTCGAAAGAACACGGTTTACACAGTGATGCAAGTACACGATTTGAAAAGGGCGTTGACCCAGAACGTGTAGAAGCGGCGGCAGAACGTGCTGCACAACTGATTGCTGAATTAGCTGGTGGAGACGTACTAGAAGGTTCAGTAGTGATTGATGAACTGGATAAAACACCAGTTCAAATTACGATATCACCTGACTATATTAACAACCGACTTGGGATGAAAATTTCCCTTGAAGAGATGCTATCAATTTTGAATCGCCTAAAGTTTGGTGTAGAAGCCATCAATGGAAAACTTGTGATTGATGCGCCGACACGAAGACAAGATATCCGTATTAAAGAAGACATTATTGAAGAAATTGCAAGAATGTATGGCTATGATCATATTCCGATGACATTGCCGGTAACAGAATCTAAACCGGGCGGACTGACGCCTTATCAAGAGAAACGCAGAACGGTCAAAGCATTCCTAGAAGGTGCTGGCCTTTATGAGTCTCTGACGTATTCATTGACATCAGAGAAGTCTGCGCATAAATACGCACTGGAAACTGCGCCGACAACTAAACTTTTAATGCCAATTAGTGAAGAGCGTAGTGTTTTACGACAAAGTATTATTCCACATTTATTAGAAGTTGCAACATACAATGTCGCACGCCGAAATGATTCTGTAGCACTATATGAAATTAGTTCTGTATTCCTTGATGAAGAGGAAGACGGATTACCGAAAGAAGTTGCCCATGTCGCAGCGGTCGTGACTGGTAAGTGGGTAGACCATGCTTGGCAAGCTGAAACGAAAAAAGTGGACTTCTTCGTGCTAAAAGGAATTGTCGAAGGCATGATGGAAAAGCTTGGCTTAACAGCAGGCATATCATTTGAAGCAGCTGTACTTGATGGGATGCATCCTGGCCGAACAGCGAATATTTACTTGAATAACAAACGCATCGGTTTTGTCGGTCAAATTCACCCAACCGTGCAAAACGAGCGTGATTTAAAAGATACGTATGTCATGGAAATGAATCTTGATAAGATTTTATCGTTGGATGTGGGGGAACTTTTATATACGCCAGTTCCGCGTTTCCCATCTATTACGAGAGATATTGCATTAGTCGTTTCAAGTGAAACATCAGCAAGTACACTTGAAAGAGTCATTCAACGTGCAGGTGGTAAATTACTGAAAAACGTGAAGCTGTTTGATTTATATGAAGGGGATAATGTAGAGAGTGGTAAGAAGTCTATTGCATTCTCCTTAACGTACCAAGACCCTGAACGCACGCTAACAGATGATGAAGTTGTGAAAGCACATGATAAAGTACTCGCTGCATTAACGTCCGAAGCAGGCGCTTTATTAAGAGGATAA
- a CDS encoding Ger(x)C family spore germination protein encodes MKRIILPLSLASVLLLSACGDKLELEQNAYVVVIGIDLNEVDEHLIDVTFQIANPQVGSSAAGEAPNESPSDIVTFTTTDIFSAKELANSVITRELSFDHLKTIIVGEEFAKNELFHHTIASALMEPQMRLENTLIVSKEKAREFIQKNKPELETRPHKYYFYMEQRWKDTGLVPHSDLNRYFQRTSGELFLANYATTKKEEQIKPNEDDYRAGEIPQKSGDPVQMMGAAVFKNGKMIGTLTGEETRMALLLRTKSLTHYTIQSLPDPINDDYRISIQLTNGNTKVKVDVKTDTPKVNVTVPVNVQVFSNNSLANYTTNLSNHQKLKQSIEAHLEQMAMKLVKKTQEEFRSEPFWWYLNARQQFWTIDEYNKYDWEEKYANANVDVKFKVTIESLGPQIKPEVINDK; translated from the coding sequence ATGAAACGAATAATTCTGCCGCTTAGTTTAGCATCTGTTCTCCTCCTATCTGCCTGTGGAGATAAACTTGAGTTGGAGCAAAATGCTTATGTAGTTGTTATAGGGATCGATTTAAATGAGGTTGACGAACACTTAATTGACGTCACCTTTCAAATTGCGAATCCGCAAGTTGGTTCATCTGCCGCAGGAGAAGCCCCCAACGAGTCTCCTAGTGATATTGTAACTTTTACAACAACAGATATATTTTCTGCGAAAGAGTTGGCAAACAGTGTAATTACAAGAGAATTAAGCTTTGACCATCTAAAAACGATTATCGTAGGCGAAGAGTTTGCAAAAAATGAACTGTTTCATCATACAATTGCTTCTGCGTTGATGGAGCCGCAAATGAGGCTGGAAAACACACTGATTGTAAGTAAAGAAAAGGCACGAGAATTTATCCAAAAAAATAAACCCGAGCTCGAAACTCGTCCCCACAAATATTATTTTTATATGGAACAAAGATGGAAGGACACTGGGCTAGTCCCTCATTCTGATTTAAATCGATATTTTCAACGAACGTCTGGTGAATTATTTTTGGCAAATTACGCAACAACAAAAAAAGAAGAGCAGATAAAGCCGAACGAAGATGATTACCGTGCAGGTGAGATTCCTCAAAAATCTGGAGATCCCGTACAAATGATGGGAGCAGCTGTTTTCAAAAATGGGAAGATGATCGGCACTTTAACTGGAGAAGAAACGCGAATGGCATTGTTGCTTAGAACAAAATCCCTGACTCACTATACCATTCAATCACTCCCTGACCCGATCAATGACGACTATCGAATCTCTATCCAACTTACAAATGGGAATACGAAAGTGAAAGTCGATGTTAAGACTGACACGCCCAAAGTGAATGTAACAGTTCCAGTTAATGTACAAGTTTTTTCAAATAATAGCTTAGCAAATTATACAACAAACTTATCAAATCACCAAAAGCTAAAACAATCCATTGAAGCGCATTTAGAACAAATGGCAATGAAACTTGTGAAAAAAACGCAAGAAGAATTTCGCAGTGAACCTTTTTGGTGGTATTTAAACGCACGTCAACAATTTTGGACGATTGACGAATACAACAAGTACGATTGGGAAGAAAAATATGCAAATGCAAACGTAGATGTGAAATTTAAAGTAACAATCGAGAGTCTAGGTCCTCAAATAAAACCTGAAGTAATCAATGACAAATGA
- the purU gene encoding formyltetrahydrofolate deformylase, which translates to MLNREIDHIKFRQKRRNENQGRLLVSCPDKPGIVSVLSTFLYQQGANIIESSQYTSDPENGMFFIRIEFVCEDLVTKSARLEKDFEEIAKIHGMGFRLAYGSERKRSAIYVSRETHCLMELLWEWQSGDLDTDIVVVISNHEEARPMVEALGIPFHYIPANKDIRQQVEAEQIQLMEKYDVDLLILARYMQILTPNFVSRFANRIINIHHSFLPAFIGAGPYERAYDRGVKLIGATSHYVTNDLDEGPIIEQDVVRVDHRDHVADLKKIGSQVERSVLVKAVKWHLEDRIIVQDNKTIVFH; encoded by the coding sequence ATGTTAAATCGAGAAATAGATCATATAAAATTCCGGCAAAAAAGAAGAAATGAAAATCAAGGCCGATTATTGGTCAGTTGTCCAGACAAACCAGGTATTGTATCTGTATTGTCGACATTTTTGTATCAGCAAGGGGCGAATATTATTGAGTCGAGTCAGTACACAAGTGATCCAGAGAATGGGATGTTTTTCATACGTATCGAGTTTGTCTGCGAGGATTTAGTGACAAAATCAGCACGCCTTGAAAAAGACTTTGAAGAAATTGCTAAGATTCATGGAATGGGTTTTCGGCTTGCCTATGGGAGTGAACGAAAGCGTTCGGCGATTTATGTTTCTAGAGAAACGCATTGTTTGATGGAATTATTATGGGAATGGCAAAGCGGAGACTTGGATACGGATATTGTTGTTGTCATTAGTAACCACGAGGAAGCACGACCTATGGTAGAAGCTTTAGGGATTCCTTTTCATTACATTCCTGCAAACAAAGATATCCGCCAACAAGTCGAGGCAGAACAAATCCAACTGATGGAAAAATATGACGTTGATTTATTAATTCTTGCCCGGTATATGCAAATTCTAACGCCTAATTTTGTGAGTCGTTTTGCAAATCGGATTATTAATATTCACCACTCTTTCTTACCGGCATTTATCGGAGCGGGTCCATACGAGCGTGCGTATGACCGAGGTGTGAAACTAATTGGTGCTACGTCTCATTATGTAACGAATGACCTTGATGAAGGTCCAATTATTGAGCAGGATGTAGTACGTGTAGATCATCGGGACCATGTGGCTGATTTGAAGAAAATCGGAAGTCAAGTTGAGCGAAGTGTTCTTGTGAAAGCAGTAAAATGGCATCTTGAGGACCGGATTATTGTTCAAGATAATAAAACGATTGTGTTCCACTAA
- the rnhC gene encoding ribonuclease HIII produces MSNQVLKLNDEKITELITAYTNVKVVRNAPGVRFAAKTSDTSITVYNSGKVLFQGGGANREASRWGNVEIKKSAGKTNTKGDTLPPNLSMLSVVGSDETGTGDFFGPVTVAACYVPADKIELVRELGVKDSKQLTDDLMRQIAPDLEATLTHSVLTVSNPKYNDIQQQGNSQGKIKALLHNQALKHVLRKMAVEKPDYILVDQFAQRGVYYNYLRDEPEIIRENLILSTKAEGLHVSVAAASILARVAFLKEMDRLSELSGFQLPKGAGPKVDQVAAKILLKHGEATLKTMTKWHFANREKAMKLVSSKKR; encoded by the coding sequence ATGTCCAACCAAGTGTTAAAATTAAATGATGAAAAAATCACTGAATTAATCACAGCTTATACAAATGTGAAAGTTGTCCGAAATGCACCTGGTGTAAGATTTGCTGCTAAAACTTCAGACACATCTATTACGGTGTATAACTCTGGAAAAGTATTATTTCAAGGAGGAGGGGCAAACCGCGAAGCAAGTCGTTGGGGAAATGTTGAAATTAAAAAATCAGCCGGAAAAACGAATACAAAAGGCGATACATTGCCGCCTAATTTAAGCATGCTTTCTGTTGTAGGATCCGATGAAACGGGTACAGGTGATTTTTTTGGCCCAGTGACAGTTGCAGCTTGTTATGTGCCGGCGGACAAAATTGAACTTGTTCGTGAGCTAGGCGTGAAAGATTCCAAGCAATTAACCGACGACCTGATGCGCCAAATTGCGCCTGACCTAGAAGCGACACTCACCCACAGCGTCCTAACCGTGTCCAATCCGAAATATAATGATATTCAACAACAAGGTAATTCTCAAGGAAAAATCAAAGCGCTCTTACATAACCAAGCATTAAAGCATGTGCTTCGGAAAATGGCAGTTGAAAAACCTGACTATATTTTAGTAGATCAATTTGCACAGCGCGGGGTTTACTACAATTATCTAAGGGATGAACCTGAAATCATTCGAGAAAATCTCATTCTCTCGACGAAAGCTGAAGGTCTTCATGTTTCCGTTGCAGCGGCCTCTATTTTAGCGCGTGTCGCCTTTCTAAAAGAGATGGATAGATTGAGCGAACTTTCCGGCTTTCAACTTCCAAAAGGAGCAGGTCCAAAAGTCGATCAAGTCGCTGCCAAAATTCTATTAAAACACGGAGAAGCCACTTTAAAAACAATGACAAAATGGCATTTTGCCAATCGAGAAAAAGCGATGAAACTTGTTTCAAGTAAAAAAAGATAA
- a CDS encoding CvpA family protein yields MLDLLILLLFLGGLITGFRRGLIVQAIHMTGFIIALIIAYLYYKDLSEKFVLWIPYPGVTADSKLSFSVGELDLDITFYRLLAFVLIFIVVKFGLQLIASMFDFLKYLPVLGFLARLSGAVLGLVEFYIAIFLILYVAYLLPIDFIQAIIQKSIIASAMFEHTPLLSEKVKNWWYIYKN; encoded by the coding sequence ATGCTAGATTTACTCATTCTCCTCCTTTTCTTGGGCGGATTAATCACCGGTTTCAGAAGAGGACTAATCGTACAAGCGATACATATGACAGGTTTTATTATAGCGTTAATTATAGCTTACTTATACTATAAGGATCTTTCGGAAAAATTTGTCCTTTGGATTCCTTATCCAGGCGTGACTGCAGATTCGAAATTATCGTTTTCTGTAGGAGAACTTGACTTGGATATTACATTTTATCGCTTACTCGCATTTGTATTAATATTTATTGTGGTGAAATTTGGTTTACAACTGATTGCATCCATGTTTGATTTTTTAAAGTATTTACCAGTGTTAGGTTTCTTAGCCCGTTTGTCGGGAGCAGTTTTAGGATTGGTTGAATTTTACATAGCCATTTTCCTGATTCTTTATGTAGCCTATTTATTACCAATCGATTTTATACAAGCGATCATTCAGAAATCTATAATTGCAAGTGCGATGTTTGAACACACACCACTATTATCCGAAAAAGTGAAAAATTGGTGGTACATTTATAAGAATTAA
- the zapA gene encoding cell division protein ZapA: MADEQKTRIAVEIYGQTYNMVGTETSSYMRQVASMVDDKMREISERNPSLDTAKIAVLAAVNSVHDYLKLKEQVEQMEEELKNLKG, from the coding sequence TTGGCAGATGAGCAGAAAACACGTATAGCGGTTGAAATATATGGTCAAACGTATAACATGGTTGGTACAGAAACAAGCAGTTATATGCGTCAAGTTGCATCTATGGTTGATGATAAAATGAGAGAGATTAGCGAACGTAACCCAAGTCTCGACACTGCGAAAATTGCAGTTCTAGCTGCGGTGAATAGTGTACATGATTATCTTAAATTAAAAGAGCAAGTTGAACAAATGGAAGAAGAATTAAAAAATTTGAAGGGTTGA
- a CDS encoding spore germination protein, protein MSFFKNKQNKNEENESEANQQTNEEPLSDEVMLNLTKLQTIFSYPTNNALQIRNLFLPIYDKSIVVLSIEGTVDVNLIDTTILQPLLRKSDGSLPNIDFVSLLLTTILPTADAKLITTVNEVQQSLVNGSTVILVDNEACAVSIDTVKFENRSVSEPTTETTIIGPKAAFNESAAVNRSLLRKQIRNPNFFCDPVTIGQHSEQEVSVMYIKNIADNGIVEEVIKRLKAIETDAILTLSQVEQYIEERPYSIFPTTLMTERPDRAASFILEGHVVLIMENSPTALIVPTTFWSFIHTVEDQYLRMPYGNFLRTIRLIALFIALLTPALYIAVTTFHTGMIPTDLMLAIAATRERIPFPVIAEIIIMEVAFEILREAGVRVPTTLGPTIGIVGALILGQAAVEANLISPILVVIVAITGLSSFTIPDVSFNISIRMLRFVFLFSAYLFGFFGIAIVGAFLLAYLVSMKSFGVSFFEPLSPHYPSSKDLLARPPIWKQWIRPMSMSPKQKARAPKPKGDGNNE, encoded by the coding sequence ATGTCTTTCTTTAAGAATAAACAAAATAAGAACGAAGAAAATGAATCTGAAGCAAATCAACAAACGAATGAAGAACCTTTATCAGATGAGGTTATGCTAAATCTTACTAAGCTACAAACCATTTTTTCCTATCCAACAAATAATGCTTTACAAATACGCAATCTTTTTCTTCCAATATACGACAAAAGCATCGTCGTCTTATCAATAGAAGGAACTGTTGATGTTAATCTTATCGATACGACAATCTTACAACCCTTATTAAGAAAATCGGATGGTTCACTTCCAAACATCGACTTTGTATCTTTGCTATTGACAACGATATTACCAACAGCAGATGCAAAACTAATTACAACAGTAAATGAAGTTCAACAGAGCTTAGTGAATGGTAGCACAGTTATCCTGGTAGACAATGAAGCTTGTGCCGTTTCAATTGACACCGTTAAATTTGAAAATCGTTCAGTTTCAGAACCAACAACTGAAACGACAATCATCGGACCAAAAGCTGCATTTAACGAATCAGCTGCGGTGAATCGTTCTTTATTACGTAAGCAGATTAGAAATCCAAATTTTTTTTGTGATCCAGTTACGATTGGGCAACATTCAGAACAAGAAGTTTCTGTGATGTATATAAAAAACATTGCGGATAATGGCATTGTTGAAGAAGTTATAAAAAGATTAAAAGCGATTGAAACAGATGCAATTTTGACTCTCTCTCAAGTTGAACAATATATAGAAGAACGGCCTTATTCCATTTTCCCAACAACCTTAATGACTGAACGGCCTGACCGTGCTGCATCCTTTATATTAGAAGGGCATGTCGTTTTAATAATGGAGAACTCACCGACTGCACTTATTGTACCGACCACGTTTTGGTCATTTATCCATACGGTAGAAGATCAATATTTACGTATGCCGTATGGAAATTTTCTCCGTACAATACGATTAATTGCACTCTTTATTGCTCTTTTAACACCAGCCTTATATATAGCGGTTACAACCTTTCATACTGGAATGATTCCGACCGATTTAATGCTTGCCATTGCAGCAACGAGGGAAAGAATTCCTTTTCCTGTTATCGCAGAGATTATTATTATGGAAGTAGCATTTGAAATTTTACGCGAAGCAGGCGTCCGTGTCCCAACTACGCTTGGTCCCACCATCGGAATAGTCGGTGCACTTATTCTCGGACAAGCCGCAGTAGAAGCGAATCTCATCAGTCCAATTCTTGTCGTGATTGTAGCAATTACCGGGCTGTCCTCTTTTACAATCCCTGACGTAAGCTTTAACATTTCTATAAGAATGTTACGTTTTGTTTTTCTATTTTCTGCTTACTTATTTGGTTTTTTCGGCATTGCAATTGTTGGCGCTTTTCTTTTAGCTTATCTCGTTTCAATGAAATCATTTGGCGTTTCTTTTTTCGAACCACTCTCGCCACATTATCCATCCTCAAAAGATTTACTGGCACGCCCACCTATTTGGAAGCAATGGATTAGGCCGATGTCCATGTCACCAAAACAAAAGGCAAGGGCGCCAAAACCGAAAGGCGATGGCAACAATGAATAA
- the polX gene encoding DNA polymerase/3'-5' exonuclease PolX: MNKKTIIRTFEKIALYMELLGENHFKVAAFRRAANVLELDPRSLAEMDDILSLKGIGKGTGAVITDLMEKGESDLVLELEETVPKGLIPLLKIPGLGGKRIAKLRQELGIDSVETLRQACADGAVRKVAGFGKKTEENILAAIEAFETRSEKFPIWKVKSTVSIIENTLTNISEVARFSVAGSYRRTEEESSDVDFIVVTENPATVREKILTQLPVLETIAAGDAKLSITLDIDDPIDADFRFVKDEQFATAIHHFTGSKNHNVRLRQLAKSKGWSISEYGVEDEHGEVHTFESEKAFFNHFDLPFIPPVLRQDGRELDRVDEIETLVDIKDIRADLHMHTTWSDGGYSIREMIEAARGKGYSHIVITDHSQFLRVANGLTPDRLRQQIAEIRDLNDQYDDIEIFCGTEMDILPDATLDFDNELLQELDFVIAAIHSSFNQPQAQIMERLHAAMENPYVNMIAHPTGRIIGQREGYSVDVSQLIKWAKKYGKILELNANPRRLDLNKEYLIEAQNAGIPIAINTDAHAIDQLDFMPTGVNYAKKAWLKKENIVNTWSLEKFIAEVVKK; this comes from the coding sequence TTGAATAAAAAAACTATTATCCGGACATTTGAAAAGATAGCATTATATATGGAGTTACTTGGGGAAAATCATTTTAAGGTTGCGGCATTTAGAAGAGCAGCAAATGTACTCGAATTAGATCCGCGTAGCTTAGCGGAAATGGATGATATTTTAAGTTTAAAAGGCATCGGAAAAGGAACAGGCGCTGTGATTACAGATTTAATGGAGAAAGGCGAGTCTGATTTGGTTTTAGAATTAGAAGAAACTGTTCCGAAAGGCCTCATTCCATTACTGAAAATCCCTGGTCTTGGCGGAAAACGTATTGCCAAATTACGTCAAGAACTCGGTATTGATTCAGTTGAAACTTTACGACAAGCTTGTGCAGATGGTGCAGTTCGAAAAGTGGCTGGGTTTGGTAAAAAGACGGAAGAAAATATTCTAGCAGCAATCGAAGCATTTGAAACGAGAAGTGAAAAATTTCCAATTTGGAAAGTCAAATCAACCGTTTCAATCATTGAGAATACGTTAACAAATATTTCCGAAGTGGCACGTTTTTCTGTAGCAGGTAGTTACCGTAGAACAGAAGAAGAGAGCAGCGACGTCGATTTTATCGTGGTCACTGAAAATCCGGCTACCGTTCGAGAAAAAATATTGACGCAGTTACCCGTACTTGAAACGATTGCGGCTGGCGATGCAAAATTATCGATTACACTCGATATAGACGACCCAATTGATGCAGATTTTCGATTCGTAAAAGATGAGCAATTTGCGACAGCCATCCATCATTTTACAGGTTCGAAAAATCATAATGTACGATTGCGTCAACTTGCAAAGTCAAAAGGCTGGAGTATTAGTGAATACGGGGTGGAAGATGAACATGGTGAAGTCCATACATTTGAATCGGAAAAAGCGTTTTTCAATCACTTCGATTTACCGTTTATTCCGCCAGTATTAAGACAAGATGGACGTGAATTAGACCGAGTCGATGAGATTGAAACACTTGTAGATATAAAAGACATACGCGCGGATTTACACATGCACACAACTTGGTCGGATGGTGGCTATTCGATACGAGAAATGATAGAGGCAGCACGTGGGAAAGGGTATTCACATATTGTGATTACGGACCATTCTCAGTTTTTACGCGTGGCAAATGGTTTAACACCAGATCGCCTACGTCAGCAAATCGCCGAAATCCGAGACTTAAATGACCAATATGATGATATTGAAATATTCTGTGGCACCGAAATGGATATATTACCCGATGCGACGCTCGATTTTGATAATGAATTACTTCAAGAACTCGACTTTGTCATCGCGGCAATTCACTCAAGTTTTAATCAACCACAGGCGCAAATTATGGAGAGGCTGCATGCAGCAATGGAAAATCCTTACGTGAATATGATTGCCCATCCAACAGGCCGTATTATTGGACAACGTGAAGGATATAGTGTGGATGTTTCTCAGCTCATTAAATGGGCGAAAAAATATGGGAAAATACTAGAGTTAAACGCGAATCCGCGTCGACTTGATTTGAATAAAGAGTATTTAATTGAAGCGCAAAATGCAGGTATCCCAATTGCAATTAATACAGATGCCCATGCGATAGATCAGTTAGACTTCATGCCAACAGGTGTAAATTACGCGAAAAAAGCATGGTTGAAAAAGGAAAATATCGTCAATACATGGTCGCTTGAAAAGTTTATCGCTGAAGTTGTGAAAAAATGA
- a CDS encoding GerAB/ArcD/ProY family transporter has protein sequence MNKNEDGKIGTREFFSIVLLIIGVKVTDETPGYLFQLGGNATWLIPFFQLVIISIPFMLLLALIKKYEKGLIELIFHLSGKFLGSVICFTLFFIMFFSITNRSKSSASIISTLFYQKTSVSLLTLALLLTSFFIAKRGLKAISSGTWLLIPVLEITLILLLFIVWKEVSWLRLFPLAGPGLGTLLTQSFNHSFILGEVILLAAFFPYTRTFKNYQLASLLGLGVAAFKLMLFLAIYVAVFDYPSTKRMAYPHQELTRIAEFGTSISHVEGFFLYFWLFAILFRFAICLYLLAFFLGSALRLKNFEKLLVPLAGLIALSSLLPANTYILIPYREVMFKIGSWLLITLPFFLWALSKLRGGRQDNETNNSAA, from the coding sequence ATGAATAAAAATGAAGATGGAAAAATAGGAACACGAGAGTTTTTTTCAATTGTTTTGCTTATTATTGGTGTTAAAGTCACGGACGAAACACCCGGCTATCTTTTTCAACTTGGCGGCAATGCTACTTGGCTGATTCCTTTTTTTCAGTTGGTCATAATTAGTATTCCCTTCATGTTATTGTTAGCCTTAATAAAAAAATATGAAAAGGGATTAATAGAACTGATTTTTCATCTTTCAGGAAAATTTTTGGGTTCAGTAATTTGTTTCACGCTATTTTTTATCATGTTCTTCTCAATAACAAATAGGAGCAAAAGTTCTGCATCGATTATAAGTACACTATTTTACCAAAAAACGTCGGTTTCATTGTTAACTTTGGCTCTATTACTCACCAGTTTCTTTATTGCAAAACGCGGATTAAAAGCGATTAGCAGCGGGACTTGGCTATTGATACCAGTTTTGGAAATTACATTGATTCTTTTGCTTTTCATTGTGTGGAAAGAGGTTAGTTGGTTAAGGTTATTTCCATTAGCAGGGCCTGGGTTAGGAACATTACTAACCCAAAGTTTTAATCACAGTTTTATACTTGGCGAAGTGATTCTACTTGCGGCTTTTTTTCCGTATACACGTACTTTTAAAAATTATCAACTTGCCTCCCTTTTAGGTTTAGGGGTTGCAGCATTCAAATTAATGCTGTTTCTGGCCATTTACGTGGCGGTCTTTGATTATCCTTCTACTAAACGCATGGCCTATCCACATCAAGAACTAACGAGAATAGCCGAGTTTGGTACAAGCATCTCCCACGTAGAAGGCTTCTTCCTCTATTTTTGGCTCTTTGCAATACTTTTCAGATTCGCCATTTGCTTATATTTATTGGCATTCTTTTTAGGCAGTGCTTTACGTTTGAAAAATTTCGAGAAGTTGCTTGTTCCTTTAGCCGGACTGATTGCGTTGAGCAGTTTACTTCCGGCAAACACCTATATTCTCATTCCTTATAGAGAAGTTATGTTTAAAATTGGTTCGTGGCTGCTAATCACTCTCCCTTTCTTCCTTTGGGCTTTAAGCAAGTTGAGAGGAGGCCGTCAAGACAATGAAACGAATAATTCTGCCGCTTAG